One Aegilops tauschii subsp. strangulata cultivar AL8/78 chromosome 7, Aet v6.0, whole genome shotgun sequence genomic window carries:
- the LOC141026991 gene encoding uncharacterized protein, translating to MGLWNYGRKGKNDREAGSSSGRRRGSVKKEEPLSPPRSSSRAPAPAPFTTAPRAAGERDRRYLAVDVCWRYWETRTPVPWSDVHLPNNWHLSADRIPIPPVPMSGRARRDEIEPRRRLLPDDLYYDERYAPDSVLWDTWL from the coding sequence ATGGGGCTTTGGAACTACGGCCGCAAGGGAAAGAACGACCGCGAGGCCGGCTCCTCCTCGGGACGCCGCCGCGGCTCCGTCAAGAAGGAGGAGCCCCTATCACCGCCGCGCTCCTCCAGTCGAGCCCCCGCGCCTGCCCCCTTCACCACCGCCCCTAGGGCCGCCGGCGAGCGCGACCGGCGATACCTGGCCGTGGACGTGTGCTGGCGGTACTGGGAGACGAGGACGCCGGTCCCGTGGAGCGACGTGCACCTCCCCAACAATTGGCACCTCTCCGCGGACCGGATCCCGATCCCGCCGGTGCCGATGAGCGGCCGTGCGCGGCGCGATGAGatcgagccccgccgccgcctcctccccgacGACCTCTACTACGACGAGAGGTACGCCCCCGACTCCGTGTTGTGGGACACGTGGCTCTAG
- the LOC109776044 gene encoding 3-ketoacyl-CoA synthase 6, translating to MSSSSPQLRRLKPAYQYVVNNFLAVLAVPLVVAGIVSAARVGPEELLARLHALRPVHVFLAAFVPAAAGVLYLMMRPRSVYLVDYACFRTKPSHRVPFGTFLEHAKLVTFIEGASIDERSVRFMTRLLERSGLGEETCLPPAHHFIPPYRNLEASREEVELVIFSAIDDLLAKTGISPDAIDFLVVNCSLFAPIPSFTDMIIRKYKMRSDIRNVHLSGMGCSAGLVSVGLARNFLQVAPRGSHALVVSTETITPNYYVGKERAMLLPNCLFRMGGAAALLSTCRAKARFRLSRVVRTLTGAQDNAYRCVYQEEDDEGHRGINLNKDLMTIAGDALKANITAIGPLVLPASEQLLFALSFIARRVFNNKSIKPYLPDFRMAFEHFCIHAGGRAVIDELQNSLGLSDEHVEASRMALHRFGNTSSSSLWYELAYIEAKGRMRKGDRVWMIGFGSGFKCNSAAWECIEPARDAQGPWADCVSRYPVHIPEVLKH from the coding sequence ATGAGCTCCTCGTCGCCCCAGCTCCGGCGCCTCAAGCCGGCGTACCAGTACGTGGTGAACAACTTCCTCGCCGTGCTCGCCGTGCCGCTGGTCGTCGCGGGCATCGTCAGCGCGGCGCGCGTCGGGCCGGAGGAGCTTCTCGCCAGGCTGCACGCGCTCCGGCCCGTGCACGTcttcctggccgcgttcgtcccGGCCGCCGCGGGCGTCCTGTACCTCATGATGCGGCCGCGCTCCGTGTACCTGGTCGACTACGCCTGCTTCCGCACCAAGCCCAGCCACCGCGTCCCCTTCGGCACGTTCCTCGAGCACGCCAAGCTGGTGACGTTCATCGAGGGGGCCTCCATTGACGAGCGCAGCGTCCGGTTCATGACGCGGCTGCTGGAGCGGTCCGGGCTCGGGGAGGAGACGTGCCTGCCCCCCGCGCACCACTTCATCCCGCCGTACCGGAACCTGGAGGCCTCGCGCGAGGAGGTGGAGCTCGTCATCTTCTCCGCCATCGACGACCTGCTCGCCAAGACGGGCATCAGCCCCGACGCCATTGACTTCCTCGTCGTCAACTGCAGCCTCTTCGCGCCCATCCCGTCCTTCACCGACATGATCATCCGCAAGTACAAGATGCGCAGCGACATCCGCAACGTGCACCTCTCCGGGATGGGGTGCAGCGCCGGGCTCGTCTCCGTGGGGCTGGCGCGCAACTTCCTGCAGGTGGCGCCGCGGGGCTCGCACGCGCTGGTGGTGTCCACGGAGACCATCACGCCCAACTACTACGTCGGCAAGGAGCGCGCCATGCTGCTGCCCAACTGCCTCTTCCGCatgggcggcgcggcggcgctgCTGTCCACGTGCCGCGCCAAGGCCCGCTTCCGGCTCTCCCGCGTGGTGCGCACGCTCACCGGCGCGCAGGACAACGCGTACCGGTGCGTGTaccaggaggaggacgacgagggCCACCGGGGCATCAACCTGAACAAGGACCTGATGACCATCGCCGGCGACGCGCTCAAGGCCAACATCACGGCGATCGGGCCCCTGGTGCTCCCGGCGTCGGAGCAGCTGCTGTTCGCGCTGTCCTTCATCGCGCGGCGGGTGTTCAACAACAAGAGCATCAAACCGTACCTGCCCGACTTCCGCATGGCGTTCGAGCACTTCTGCATCCACGCGGGCGGTCGCGCCGTGATCGACGAGCTGCAGAACAGCCTGGGGCTGTCGGACGAGCACGTGGAGGCGTCGCGCATGGCGCTGCACCGGTTCGGCAACACGTCCAGCAGCTCGCTGTGGTACGAGCTGGCCTACATCGAGGCCAAGGGGCGCATGCGGAAGGGCGACCGCGTGTGGATGATCGGCTTCGGCTCCGGGTTCAAGTGCAACAGCGCTGCGTGGGAGTGCATCGAGCCCGCGCGCGACGCCCAGGGCCCGTGGGCCGACTGCGTCAGCCGCTACCCGGTCCACATCCCTGAGGTGCTCAAGCATTAA